Genomic DNA from Candidatus Hydrogenedentota bacterium:
TTCCTCTGGGAGAAGCAAGGTCTGCGGGGTCATGGCAAAACAGGGAGGAACGGTCAAGAGGCGAATCGCTCCTTTGGCGTAGCATATACGCCAAACGCGTCCGTCCTCGCCATCGGGCACTGGCACTCTGTAGAAATTCGGTTCGCGGCCGTTGAGCCAGAATTGCGGCCGGTCGGCACTGTCGCGCACTTCTCCGTGCCCCCCTCCGAACAAACCAATCGCGGCCGTTCCTCGGGGCACATAGAAATAGCCGGTCCATTCCCCGTAGGAGCCATTCATCGGCGTATCCCCGCTCGATAAGACAGTCATGGGCTCATCCTCAGGCCAGGTGACCTGTGTCCGGTCTCCGCCATCGTCGACAGTAAGCTTGTAGAGACCGGATTCCTGGACAGGCAGCCTGACTGTATGTTGAACCCCATCGGGCGCAACGCTTCGGTCGCTTGCGGACAGGGTTTCCTTATCTCCCGTTTCACTTGAACCGCCCATTTTCCAGAGCTCGACTTTGACGTTTCCCCGGTCGCGGTAGTGTTCGATGAGACCACCGGTGATGGCGAGTTCGATTGTCGCCGGAACATCCTGAACGTACGTGTAGAAAGTCTGGGTACCCCGGCCGGGACCAAGCTCACCGGCAGGAAGCCCCGCCGGGAATTTCAAGGTTGAGGCGGCCGGGACCAGACTCGCGCTGAACGTCACGGGCTCGAAATCCAGCTCCACGAGAGGATGTCCAACGACTCCCTCTTCAATGAAGGCGGCGAGCTCGGGTTGCGTGAACGGCTCGCTGGATTTCCAGGGATTGTCCCCTTCCGGCACGTCCCAGGCGGCAGTATCCGGAATCGTCACCGTCTTGTCGCGGGTCACCAGGTCGCGATAGAGGGCTTTAGCATGCACAAGCATGGTTTCGCGCATGCGGTACGCGTGGCGAATCAGTTTTTCAAATGCGGCTTGCCTTTCCGCGCCTTCTGCCCCGGCATACTGTTGATAGAGTGAGCAGTAGCGCGCATAAAGAGTCAGAGCATCGAGCCTGGCGGCAATACCCGGGGAGTCAGCAAGCTCGCGGGCATCCCGGAGTGCGCGGTACATCCTGCCAAGCTGATCGTCCACAACCAGATGGGGCTTCGAGCCGTCCAGCTGTTCGTAGAAGGCCCGCATCGGTTCCTTTGCGGGGCCAAAGGACCGGTCGAGGAAATCTTCGACCAGCTCGCCGGTCCGTTCCGCCTCCGCTGGGTCCCACAGCATTCGCGCCGCCAGATAGTACCCCAGGCCGTTCGGCCCCCAGTTGTCGCTCGATTCGGCGGACATGTAGCGGGCCCCTTTGGCGTGAAACTCGGGGATCGTGCGGCGCAGATACTCGAGGTTGCCGCCCCGCGCCTGACCCGCCTGATCCCGATCCCACGTGTTCACGCTATAGTATTCGCGGATGCCGAGAGTCGCGCCTTGGGCGGACCATCCGGTGATGAGTTCCTCGACCGTATACCCTCCTTTGATAAAGGCCGTCGCCACGCTGACCACCACGTTCGGATGAACCCGCACGCCCGGCGCAGGGGAATGGTAGTTGTACGCGTAGATGCCCACGAGTTTCCCAGGAAACCTCGCATCGACCGCAGCGGCAACCTCATTCGCAACCGTGACGACGCGATCGCTCACGCTTCCCATCCCCCTGCACAGGGGGCACTCGCACCACCCCCCGCCATCGCTCGGGTCCATCGAGACGCTATCGAGCGACGGGTCATTCTCGAACTGCTCCAGCGCGTACTTGACGAACAGCGCCCGAACCTCCGGATTGCCCAGACAGGGTTTGGGATTGGAGACTTTCTTCCGTTCGCCGTCGAGCAATGGCCAGTACTCCGGATGCGCATCGAATTCCTTCTCCGCCCATTTGACGATATGGTCGTACGCGTGGCCGGTATTCAGGGCAACACCGTGCACGCACCGGTTCCTCGCGCACCACTCGCCGTAAGGCTCCTGTGCATAATCCCAAGGTCCCCAGCCATACCAGATGCGCCGTGCACGATAGGCTGGCCGCTCGACTTCATCGAGCGCGATACACACCGTTTCAAGCCGCGGCACAACTTCCCAGGTCTGCCCGGGAAAAAACTGCCGGTACCCAAGCCGGTAGAGGAGATCCCAGACCGCATGTTCGACCGCGAGCTCCGTCGCCCCGATGAGCCACAGGCCCTTTGCGTGCGAGTGCAGCACATATTCTTCGCGCCGGCGAATGTCTGCTGCATCAAATCGATGCGCGAGCCGCACTGCCGCAAAATCGCCGCAGGCGCCGACTGCAATGCCGCTCTCGCCGTTTCCGGTGGCGGCCGGGAAGTCCGTGCCGGCGATTTGGCCAAGGTATTTCGCGAGCGTCTCGGCCGCCGCGCGCACACGCGCGGATGCGTGTTCCGAAACGACTACGGGGTACGCCGCTTCCCCGTTTGCCGCCAGAGTAACTTCTTCGGAAGCCTGCCCAACGGCACAACACAGCATGAAATACACCGCCGCCACTCTGCATCCCCGGATCATGCCCGCCTCCCTTATCTCATTCGAAGGCGCCAGAGCCTTCACTCATTCCATAGCTCGCGGATGGCCGCTTCGTCGCCGAATCCTGCCGGCACGGCATCGCTTCGCCGGTTTGCATGGTACCAGCTCGTTTCGGTACCGTCATCGAACGAGACCGGCACCGCAAGACACCTGCTTCCCGGCATCTCGAGGAACCCGTTGGGGTCATGTTCGCGCACCCAGTCGCGGGCGTACCGCAACCATCCGGCGCGATAGGCCGCGGGTTGGTGGGCAAACCACACGATCTCGTCGTAGCCCCAGCACCAGAATGCCCCGGTATATTGGCCCTCCTTGCCGCTCCGGCCCCAATTGTCGAGTTCGACCAGGTACGGGAGATGTTCGCAACGCCATCCGCTCGGCGTAAGCCCCCCGTTGCTGCGGCCGTAAATGCTGTCGATATACCCCACTTCGAGGATGCCTTTCTGCGGCTCACCCTCGACTTCCTTGATGCGCAGAGGAAACGCATGGAAATCAAACAACAGCTTGTCGCCGTCGTAGCGGGGCCCGCCATCCGGAGTGTGGGCATCGCACAGAATGAAATGCCGCCGCGCATGGTCCTTCGCATACCCGCGGACGCGCGCGAGCATGTCCCACCAGTGCACGTAACCGGGATCAGCCGCGCCTACGAGCGCCACCTGGCCGAAATGAATCGCCTCACAGCCCGCGTCGATATAGAGGCGGGCGAGATGGTAAAACCACATCCGCGTCTCGAGTTGCGACATGTCGGGAACCGAAGCTCCGGCGCTCCAGTGGTCTCGGTACTTTCCGTCGGGGAACAGCATCGCCTCGTAGCTGAAACTGCGTTGCTCGACGGGCAGTCCGAACTCCTCGAATACCCAGCCCGGCACGGTAACGCTCCCAACCTGCGTCGTGACAATCTCAAAAATCCCCCCCTGGAGAATCATGTCGGGGTCCATGGCGCGCACCCGAGGCACGATTTCCGCTGCCCGGCGGAGCCTGCCGCCAAGATGCTGTTCGCCTCCCCACAGATACAGAGTGCGCCCCGCGAATTTCGCGCCCGTCTCCCGGAGCATGCGCAGGTTGTCGTCCACGTCGCCCACGCCCGTCAGCAAATCCATCATCGTAATAGAGCGGGACAGGTAGTTCTCGAGAACTTGGCGCGACATCGAGCCGTCGAAGGTGTAATCCCGTCCGCTCGAAGCGCCGGCGCTTGTTGCCGCCAACGCCAATGCCATGACCACACACATGATTTCAGCCCTCCAGTGAATAGCGACATCCTAAACGCCACCCCGTGCGCGGCGCAATCGCGTGAATCCAATGGGCACAAACGTGCGTGCGCCGCCCCGAATTTGGGCAATGTTCAAAGCAGACGCGTTGAGAAGAGCCCGCGGAAGCAATACAATCGAGTTGAGCAATCCGGCCGTTCGGCCAACACGTCTGGTTTTAAAAAACGGAGAAGGGGCCTGAAATGTCAACGTCGCAGCGCTTATTCCCTCTTTTCTTGACCGCAACGTTTCTTCTTGTATGCGCTCAAGCGCCCATCGCGCAAGAACCAGTAATTGCCGTATTCGACCTGGGCACCGCGCGTCTGTCGATTGACGCCAAGGGGTATCCCGGCCTCCAAGTGGGAACGGACAACATACCCTGGCCGCCAAGCGTTCATCCCATACTCCGGCTGGATGCCGAGAAGGGCCTGCTCCTGCCGGAATCCGTGACGGCCGACAATGGCCGCCTGACAGCCCTGTTTCCCGGCGGGGCCGTGTGCGAAATGCTTGTCACGCCCGGCGCGGGCTTCCTCGTGTTCGAAGTGACGCGGCTGGAGGCGCCCGGCACGACCCGCCTGAGGCTGATGTCACTGACCGTGCCGCAGGACGCCGAGATCATGTCGACATTGAACGCCGCGCGGACACCCACCCACATCGCAGCGTTGTCCGCGGCCGAGTTCAACGTGCACTCGTACAAACAGGCTATCGGACGCCGCGACGGCGACCGCGCGGGATGCACCCACGAATTCGTGCCTACGGACGAAGCCAAGGCCGGCGCGACCGCAGCGCGTTTCACGGCAACGGCCGGCGCGGAAACCGGCGGCTGGAACGTTGTTGGGCATGATTTCCCCAAGCCTGTCGATCTCACAGGCTGCAAGGCCATTCGCGCATG
This window encodes:
- a CDS encoding DUF4838 domain-containing protein; translation: MIRGCRVAAVYFMLCCAVGQASEEVTLAANGEAAYPVVVSEHASARVRAAAETLAKYLGQIAGTDFPAATGNGESGIAVGACGDFAAVRLAHRFDAADIRRREEYVLHSHAKGLWLIGATELAVEHAVWDLLYRLGYRQFFPGQTWEVVPRLETVCIALDEVERPAYRARRIWYGWGPWDYAQEPYGEWCARNRCVHGVALNTGHAYDHIVKWAEKEFDAHPEYWPLLDGERKKVSNPKPCLGNPEVRALFVKYALEQFENDPSLDSVSMDPSDGGGWCECPLCRGMGSVSDRVVTVANEVAAAVDARFPGKLVGIYAYNYHSPAPGVRVHPNVVVSVATAFIKGGYTVEELITGWSAQGATLGIREYYSVNTWDRDQAGQARGGNLEYLRRTIPEFHAKGARYMSAESSDNWGPNGLGYYLAARMLWDPAEAERTGELVEDFLDRSFGPAKEPMRAFYEQLDGSKPHLVVDDQLGRMYRALRDARELADSPGIAARLDALTLYARYCSLYQQYAGAEGAERQAAFEKLIRHAYRMRETMLVHAKALYRDLVTRDKTVTIPDTAAWDVPEGDNPWKSSEPFTQPELAAFIEEGVVGHPLVELDFEPVTFSASLVPAASTLKFPAGLPAGELGPGRGTQTFYTYVQDVPATIELAITGGLIEHYRDRGNVKVELWKMGGSSETGDKETLSASDRSVAPDGVQHTVRLPVQESGLYKLTVDDGGDRTQVTWPEDEPMTVLSSGDTPMNGSYGEWTGYFYVPRGTAAIGLFGGGHGEVRDSADRPQFWLNGREPNFYRVPVPDGEDGRVWRICYAKGAIRLLTVPPCFAMTPQTLLLPEE